Part of the Kitasatospora sp. NBC_01266 genome, TACGTGCTCTACACGTCGGGGTCGACCGGCTGGCCCAAGGGCGTCGCGGTGCCGCACCGCGGCCTGGTGAACCGTCTGCGCTGGATGCAGGAGCGCTTCGGGATCGGGGTCGGCGACTCGGTGCTCCAGAAGACGCCGTACACGTTCGATGTCTCGGTCTGGGAGTTCCTCTGGCCACTGATGGCCGGGGCACGTCTGGTGATGGCACGGCCCGAAGGGCATCGGGACCCCGAGTACCTGGCCGAGGTCATCCGCTCCGAGCAGGTGACCGTCACCCACTTCGTCCCGTCGATGCTCGCGCTCTACCTCGCCGCCGTCGAACCGCACAGCTGTCCTTCGCTGCGCCAGGTGATCTGCAGCGGCGAGGCCCTGAGCCCGGCCGTCGCCAACCGCTTCACCGCATCGCACGCGGCCGAACTGCACAATCTCTACGGCCCGACCGAGGCCTCGATCGACGTGACGGCGTGGACCTGCCGACGGCCCGAGAACGAAACCTCGGTGCCGATCGGCACGCCCATCAGCGGCGTGCTGACCGCCGTGCGGGACGCGCGGGGCCGGCCGGTGACGGACGGTGGGATCGGCGAGCTCCATCTCGGCGGACCCTGCCTTGCCCGCGGCTACCTGGGCCGGGAGGACCTGACCGGCGCCGCGTTCGTCGAGGACCCCTGCGCGCCCGGTGTGCGGCTGTACCGCACCGGCGACCTGGTACGCCGGGATGCGGAAGGAGTGCTGCGGTACCACGGCCGCCTCGACCACCAGGTGAAGCTCAACGGAGTCCGGATCGAGCTCGGTGAGATCGAGTCGTGCGCCAGTGAGTACGCCGCTGTGGAGAATGCGGCGGCAGTGGTCAGGGAGGGCGCCCCCGGGTCGGTACGACTCGCGTTGTACGTGGCCCCCGAACTCGCTCCGGAGTCGGTTGCCGGACTTCGTGCCCATCTCGCGGGCCGACTGCCCGCGGCCTCGGTGCCGGCGGTCATCGTCCCCCTCGCCGAACTGCCGGTGACGCCGAACGGCAAGTGCGACCGCGCGGCGCTGCCCGATCCGCCGCGCGCGGGCAGTGGCCGGGGCGAGAGCCGGCGTCGGGCGCGGCGCCCGGACTGAGGAGGATCCGAGTCCGGCCGTGAGGCACCGAGCCGTCGTCAGGCGGCCCGTCCGGCATCCTCACGGACCGGCGAGTACGCCTGAGGCAGGCCACGACCTCCGACTCGCAGAGAGTCGTAGGCGGCCGCGACCTTGAACAGCCAGGAAACCTCCTCCGCGGGCGTCCTGGCATCCGGCGGGGGCGGGGGCGTGGCCGGGCCACCGCCTGAATGCCCACTCCCGTGCAGGACGGAGAACAGCCATGCCGCCTCCGCGCGGGCCCGTTCCGTCTCGCCGCCGGCCGCTCTCTCCGTCGCAGGCCACCCGGCGGCCGAGGGCGCTGTCACGCCCAGATCGCGCAGCACGAGCGAGGCGTCCCGGATCTCGAAAGCGCGGTGAGCCAGGTCGAGGGACCGGTCGCCGAGGGTCAGGAGGTCGCGGATCCGGCTGATCCGCGGCCCGAATGCCACGGTGGGCTCGGCCTCGATCAGGCCGGACCAGAGCGGGTACAGCCGCCACAGCGCGTACTGGTCCCTGGCGTAGCGGGCCAGCGTCCCCACCGGGGGCAGCGCCAGACCCGCGACGACGAGCAGGATGGCGATCGCCGGGAGGGCCTCGGAGATGGGATCGAACGTTCCGGGTCCCGGCACCTGGGCCTGGCTTCGCTGCTGGGCGAGGAAGATCACCCGGTAGACCGTGTAGACGAAGCCCAGGCCGGATCCGCCGGCCAGGCAGAGCACACCGGCTCGCAGCGGGCCCGGCGGAACGCTGCGTCGGTTGGACCAGAACAGCTTCGCCGACAGTACGGTCGAGCTGCCGAGGTAGGCGTAGACGATGCCCTCGTACAGCCGCACCGCCGGGTCCCCGAGGTGGGCATCGGTCACGCGGCTCGCCGGACCGTTCGGATCGTGCTTGAAGCAGAAGACGAACAGCACGGTCAGGCCCAGCGCGGCGGCCACCGCCAGCGCGATCCGCAGCCCGAACGCCACTGTGTGCCGCGGCCGTGGACCGCGATCACGTACTCCAAGATGAAGTAGCTCGATGCCAGCCCGGCGACGTGCTTGACGAGGACGGACAGGTCCGGTGATCCGGTGCAGATCCGGATGAGGTGCTACACGGCCGACGGCCTGGTCGTGAGCGAGACGGCCATCGCGGTCAGGAACCCCCACAGGAGGCGTGACGGGCGCGAGCCACTGAGCGCGGCGGGCGCCCGCCAGATCACCAGCGTCCACAGCAAGGCTGGGAGGGTGAACTGGTAGATCGTGTACATCAGTCTCCTTGCCGGCCACTCAGCCGGCATGTCGGATGGGCAAGGCTGGTCGCCGGGCGGCGCGCGGACCGCGTGCCGGTCGGGCGCCGGGTCGTCCGCCGGCAGCTCAGCGACCACGGTGCGGCCGACCGGACGGCCTGCGATCAGTCAGTTCCCGGCCAGGGCACGGCCGTCTCCACCGGCGCGCCGTACTCCACCCCCGGCACGTCCCAGCCGTACAGCTCGCGGAACTGGCGGTAGAACCACGTCGGCCCGGCCGGGTCGGCGGCCAGCGCGGTGGCGGGGTCCTCCCACAGCTTGCGGACGCCGTCCTGTGCCGCTTGCGCCATCTCCCAGTCGTCGAGCCGGATGCGGCCCTCGTCGTCCAGGTTGAGCGGCTGGGCGCCGGTGATCTGCTGCCACAGGTCCACGGCCTGGTCGGCGGTGGTGCGCCAGCCTTCCGCGCCCAGGACGTTGCGCAGCAGGGAGGTGTAGAGGGCGATGGAGGGGATGGCGGTGGAGGCCTGGGTGACGGCGGCGCCGGCGACCACGGTGAAGGCCCGGCCCCGTCCGGTCAGCAGGCCGGCGTTGAGGTCGTGTGCGGTGGCCTCCAGGTGTTCCTTGGCGGTGCCGATGGTGCCGCGCCGGTACACCGGGGCGGTGATGTCGGAGCCGACGTAGGACAGCGCGAGGGTGGTGAAGTCCTCGGCCAGCAGACCGGCGTCGGCCAGGGCGCGGCACCACAGTGCCCAGTCCTCGCCGCCCATCACCTTCACGGTCGCGGCCTGCTCCTGCTCGTCGGCGGGGGCGAGTTCGACGGTTCCGACGGTGGCGGTGCCCTCGTCGAAGAGCAGTGACGGGGAGGAGTAGGCCTCGCCGAGCGGCTTGATCACCGAGTGGTGGACCTCCCCCGTGGCCGGGTCGGTGCGGCGCGGGGAGGCCAGGGAGTAGATCAGGTAGTCCACCGGACCGTACTTCTCGGCCAGCAGCTCCAGCACCCGGGTGCGGGTGGGGTCGGCGTAGGCGTCGGCGTTGACGAAGGTGAAGTCGGCGCCGGTGTCCTCGAGGAGTTGGGCGGTGGCGGCGGTGCGGTACCAGCCGGCGGTGGCGGTGCGCCGTTCGGTGCCGGCGTTCTCGTAGGCGACGCCGACGCCGCGGATGCCGTGCCGGCGCAGCCCGGCGAGCAGGATGGACTGGCCGTAGCCGGCGCTGGTGCCCAGCACCAGGGCGACCGGGGCGCGGCCCGCGGGGCGGGCGGGTTCGATGGACTGCCACAGTCGTTCGACGGTGGTTTCGCATCCGGTGGGGTGGGAGTTGACGATCAGGTAGCCGCGCTGCTTCGGCGTGATCTGCTGCTTGCTCACTCGGTGGTGCCCTCTCCGGTGGGGTGGCCGAGCCGGGCGAGGAGCTGGTGCGGGCCGGCGGTGGTGTTCAGGTGGCCGGCTTCCTCGTCCGGGATGCCGTATTCCGGGAGCGTATCGGCGCCGGTGGCCGCCGCCTGTGCCAGAGGGTTACGGAGGATGCCCGTCGTGCTTGTAGGAGTTGTCATTGCCGCGGGTGCCCTTCGTCGGCTATCCGACCGGAGCCGGCCCGGGCTCCGGTGGACGCGCACACCGCCCGGCAGAGCCCGAGGCCGGTGGCGAGGAGCCGCAAGCATCAGCGCAGTTCGAGGGTGAGCAGCGGCTCGGCGAACACGGGCGCCGGTGCGTCGGGGCCCGCGGCAACGGCCTCCTCCAGTCGGCGGAAGCCGACCTCCAGTTCCTCGGGGCTGAGCTGCGCGAAGAACGAGAGGGTGCGCAGGCGCAGGCGTTCGAGCATGTCGCCGAGGGTGCCCGCGGACGGCTCGGTGACCGTGCCGAAGTCGGCGACGCGCCAGCCGACCGACGTGAACGTCTCGATGACCTCGTGCAGCGGCTGGAATATCGAGGCGTCCGCCTCGTAACCGCGGGGGAAGTACTCCAGCCACCACGGCCGGGGGTGGTGGTCGCTGAAGTTCGCGCGCAGCAGCAGCCGCCCGCCGGGCCTGAGCACCCTGGCCAGTTCCCGGGCCGCCCGGGGCTTGTCCTGGACGTGGTGCCAGGACAGGAACATCAGAGCGTAGTCGGCGCTGCCGGACGGCACCGGCATGTCCTCGGCGGAGCCTGCCAGGTACCGCACCTCGGGATGCTGGGACTGCGCCTGCGCGACCTCGCGCATGCGCACCGACGGCTCGACGCCGGTGACCGGCCCGAACGCCCGTGCCAGCGCGGGGGTGAACCTGCCGGTCCCCGAGCCGACGTCCAGTCCCACCAGCGGGCGCCGCTCGGGCAGCACCGCTTCGAAGGCGCTGATCCAGGTCTGCTGCTGCCGCTGGCTGACCGCGCGGCCGCGCGCGTAGTCCTGGTACTGCTCGGTGTCGTAGTCGATCGACCTCATCGAACCTCCCCTGTCGGCCGGGCGGCCGCAAGTGCCGTCCCGATATATCAACTCGATACATCGGGACGATATATGTCACCGCATCACCCCACAAGATGCCTGTGCGAACAGAGCTTCACCGACGACCCGCGCGACACAACCGCGGTCGTACCCGCCCGGTTTCCGCCGCTACAGCGTCGGCCGGCTCGCCGACGGCACGGACGGGTACCGGCCCGGCCGGAAGGTGCGGCGGTAGGTGTCCGGCGGCACGCCGACCGTGCGGTTGAAGTGCCGGCGCAGCGTTGTGGCGGTTCCCATGCCGGTGGCCGCCGCGATGGCGTCGATGCTGTCGGTGGTGGTCTCCAGCAACTCCTGGGCGTGGCGGATCCGTTGGGTCAGCAGCCACTGCAGCGGGGTGGTGCCGGTCACCGACCTGAAGTGGCGGCCCAGGTTGCGCGAGCTCATGCCCGCCTGGCGGGCCAGGTCCTCCACGGTCAGCGGACGGTCCAGTCGCTCGATCACCCAGGGGAACAGGTCGGCGAGCGGGTGGCTGTCCGGGGCGGGCACCGGGGTGGTCACGAACTGGGCCTGGCCGCCGTCCCGGTGCGGCGGCACGACCAGGCGGCGGGCGAGCGTGTTGGCGACCGACGAGCCGTGGTCGAGGCGGACGAGGTGCAGGCACAGGTCCATGGCGGCGGCTTTGCCGGCGGAGGTGAGCACGCTGCCGTTGTCCACGTAGAGGACGTCCGGATCGACCGTCACCTGGGGGTAGCGGGCCGCCAGGACGCGGGTGTGCGCCCAGTGCGTGGTCGCGCGCCGCCCGTCCAGCAGACCGGCGGCGGCCAGCACGAACGCGCCCGTGCAGAGCGAGGCCACGCGGGCGCCGGCCTCGTGGGCCGCGCGAACCGCCTCGACCAGGTCGCCGGGCGGATCCACGTCGACGTCGGCCCAGCCCGGGACGATCACCGTTTCGGCGCGCGGGAGTTGGTCGAGTCCGTGGTCGGGCTCCAGCCGGAACCGGCCGACCCGCACGGCACCCGGTCCGCAGACGGCCAGGCGGTACCAGGGGTCCGCCACGCTGGTCAGGTCAGCGCCGAAGACCTCGAGAGCCAAGGCCAGTTCGAAATGCAGCATCCCGTCGGTGACGGCCAGTGCGACAGTGTCCATGTCCGGAATTGTACGGGCGATGGCGTTCCGGACACTAGCGGCAGGGTGCCCTCCCCCGGCAAGATGATCACAACAGATCGCAACAGATCATTTCGAGTACGGGGGAGAACCCATGGGATCGGGACTCACAGTGGCGGTGTTCGGCGCGTACGGGCACACCGGGCGCTTCGTGGTGGCGCAGTTGCGGGATCGCGGGTTCGTCCCGCTCCTCTCCGGCCGCGACGCCGAGAAGCTGCGCGTACTCGCGTCCGAGACCGGATTCGACGCCCGCCCGGCGTCGGTCGATGACCCGGCCTCGCTCGACCGCGCACTGGCCGGTGCGGCGGCCGTGATCAACTGTGCCGGGCCCTTCGCCACGACGGCCGCCCCCGTGATCGAGGCGGCGCTGCGCGCCGGGATCCCGTACCTGGACGTGGCGGCCGAGATCGAGGCCAACGCCGACACGTTCACGCACTTCGGCGACCGCGCCCGCGCCGCCGGAGCAGTGGTCGTCCCGGCGATGGCCTTCTACGGCGGCCTCGGGGACCTGCTGGCCACCGCCGCGATGGGCGACTGGACGGCGGCCGACGAGGCGCACATCGCGTACGGGCTGAACAGCTGGCACCCCACCGCCGGAACGCGTACGGCCGGCGCGGTCTCCCGGCAGCGGCGGGGCGGCGGACGCGTCGTGTACACGAACGGGCGGCTGGAGCGCCGCCATGACGACCCGCCGACCCTCGAGTGGGCCTTCCCCGACCCGATGGGCCCCCGGGCCGTCATCGGGGAGTTCACGATGGCCGACGTCGTCACCGTCCCCAGCCACCTGTCCATCCCCGAAGTCCGCACCTACATGACGGTCGAGGCGGCCAGGCAGGTGTCGGCCCCGGACACGCCGACCCCAGCCGCGGTCGACGAGCACGGGCGGTCCGCGCAGACCTTCGTCGTCGACGTCGTCGTGCGCTCCGGCGACACCGAACGGCGTGCTGTGGCAAGGGGCCAGGACATCTACGCCGTCACCGCGCCACTCGTGGTGGAAGCGGTGGACCGCATCCTCACGGGACGGACCAGGACGGTCGGCGTCGCCTCCGCGGGCGAGATCTTCGACGCGCCCGACTTCATCCGCGCGCTGTCCTCGCACATCTCCCTGGAACTGCTTCCCTAGCGGGTCCGACACGGGGAAGCGCTCGCCGGTCCCGGGCGGAGTGAGCGGCGGTACTCAACGACCGCCGCTCACCGCCGCGATGGCGTCGATCGAGATGCGCCGGCCACCGGCCAGCCCGACCAGGGCCGCCGAACGTGCGGGCGGGTCCGCCGGGAACACCTCGGCGTAGGCCTGGTTGATGGCGGGCAGGTGGTCGAGGTCGGTGTAGAAGAGCGTCGTCCTGGCCAGGCTCCGCAGCGTTGTCCCCGCTGCCGTCAGGACGCGCTCCAGGTTGCGCAGCGCCTGCCGGCACTCCGCCCCCACGCCGCCCGGCGGAACGGCGCCGGTCGCGGGGTCGATGCCGGTCTGCGCGGAGACGAAGAGCAGGTCACCCACGCGCACCGCGGGTGAGTACGGGCCCTGCACCGGCAGGTCGGGGCCGGTGACGATCTCGCGGGACATGATGGCTCGGCCGCTCTCGCCGGTCTGAAGTTCCGTCATACGCAGATCAAATCACTCCGACACCGCCCGCTTCCGCGCGGTCGGGCGAGCGGTCGCCAGCGGTGGATGGGCGTCGGGCGTGGTGAACGTGTAGCCGGCGTCGATCAGCTGCGGCAGGTAGCGGCTCAGCGCGTCCACGGTCTGGGAGCGGTCGCCGCCGCTGCCGGGGGCGGGGTTGTCGTCGCCGCCCTCGGTGCCGTCGTGGTCCAGCACGATGGCGCCGGTGGCGGCACCGGCGAGGACGCGGGCGGTGATGGTGTCGGCGCCGGGGTTGGCCCAGTCGGTGGGGTCCACCGACCAGGAGATCGGGCGCAGGGCGAGGTCGGCGCAGACGGCCAGGGCGGTGTCGGTGAAGTCGCCGTAAGGGGCGCGGAAGAGCACCGGCGTGTGCCCGCTGGTCTGGGTGACGGCGTCCTGGGTGCGCTGGATCTGGTCGCGGACATCGGCGGCGGACAGGTCGCCGAGGTGGGGGTGGGACCAGCTGTGGTTGCCCAGCACGTGCCCCTCCGCGACGATCCTGCGCACGACGTCCGGGTAGCGCGCGATGTTGTCGCCGCACACGAAGAACGTCGCGTGGACGCCGTGGTCGCGCAGGATGTCGAGCACCTGCGGTGTGTACTGCGGGCTGGGGCCGTCGTCGAAGGTGAGGGCCATCACCATCGGGCCGGCGTTGACCTTGGTCTCGGGCATCGGGACCGACCGGTCCCGCGCGGCGGCCGACTGCGACGAGGCGCCGACGGCGAGCAGCGCGCCGGCGCCCACCGCGAGGAAGCGGCGGCGCGGTAGCGAACGGTGAGTCTGTGGCATCCGACCATTCTGTGCCGCGACGGCCGAACCCGGTGATCAGCCGCGCCCGTGCTGCTCCGTGCGGGGCAGAAAGCAGAAAGCAGAAAGCAGAAAGGCGACGGTCCGGCAGAGCCCGTCGGCCGTCTCCTGGCTACTGGGGTCGTTCGAAGAGCTGCAGGACGCCGCCGATCGAGAAGCAGACCGCACCGGCGAAGGTTCCCCAGTTGGCGATGCCGACGTTGACCAGGCTGCCGGTCTCCGGACGGGTGAAGGCGGCCAGCGCCGAGACCAGGAAGAGCACGGACCCGAACTGGTTGACCGCGACGATCCACCATCCGAGGCTGCGCGAGCGCCAGCACGGGCGGCCGTGGCAGACCTCGACGACCGCGAGATGCCCCGAGACCAGGAACAGCAAGCAGCCGAACAGGTCAGGGGCCCAGATCAACCGGTTCACCTGCTGGACCGTGAGGCCCTCGAGGAACGAGTCCAACAGGTTGACGCCGAACACGAGCGTCCCGACGAACAGGACGAAGGTGCTCGACCAGTCGATCCGCGCCGGCTCGAAACTCCACCACCGCCAGCCTCCCGTCACCAGGGAGTCCGTGCCGCGTGAGCGGCGCGGAGCGTTGATCGCCTGGAGCAGCGAGGCGTAGCCGCCGGTGGTGAAGAACAGACCTCCCGCGAAGTAGATCGAGGCGATCCCGGTCGCACCGGTCACCCCGAGCTCGGCGACGGCGGCACCCAGTGCGAACAGGCCACCGCCGACCGTGAACGCGACGGCAGCCACCGCGTTGAGAACGCGCAGGCGGTGCAGTGCCGTGTCGTCCGCGATGCGGGGCGTGCCCTCCGCCCCGCCGGCGGCGCGCACCCTGAGCACCCCGCGCTTGCGGGCCAGGCGCGACTCCCAGACCGCCGAACCGCCCTCGGCCAACCGCCAGGTGAGCCGGGTCGTGAACGGTCCAGCACCTTCGGCACGCTCGTCCGGTCGAACCACAAGGCGACCCTAGCCCGGCGTCCGGCGGTCGGCTGCGACCCCGGCCGGAAACCCGCTTGCGGCGCGCCCCGGCAGCCCGCTCGCGGGTACGGCGTCTGGCAACCACCGTCGGGGCCGTGGATAGTGTCCTCATGCGCGTCGACTTCGATCCCGAGGCCATGGGCGGGTCCGCCTTCTACAGGTTCATGACGTCGGTGGTGATTCCCCGCCCGATCGCCTGGATCTCCACGGTCGCGCCGGACGGCCGCACCGAGAACCTCGCCCCGCACTCGTTCTTCTCCATCGCCAGCACCGATCCTCCGATCGTGCAGTTCACTTCGATCGGCCGCAAGGACTCGCTGCGCAATGTCGAGGACACCGGGGAGTTCGTCGTCAACTTCTCGTCCGAGCCGATGCTCAAGCAGATCAGGGACACCGCCATCGACTTCCCCCGGACGGTCAGCGAGTTCGACTTCGCGGGCATCGCACGCGAACCCAGCCTGCGGGTGCGGCCGCCCAGGGTGGCCGACTCCCCCGTCGTGCTGGAGTGCCGCTCGCACTCCACCCTGCGGCTGGGCAACTCCACGCTTGTCTTCGGGCGGGTGCTCCACGCCGCCGTCCACGAGAGCTGCCTCGTGGACGGCCGGCCGAGCGCCCGGGAGCTGCGTCCGCTCACCAAGCTGGGCGGCCACGAGTGGGGCACGCTCGGCGAGATCCTGCAGCTGGCCCGCATCCCGTACGAGGAGTTGGAGCCCAAGGAGCGCGAAGGCTCCTCGGACGAAGGGCGGTAGCGCGGGCCGGCGCGGGCCAGGTCAGCGCGGGCCAGGTCAGCGCAGGCCGGCGAAGAGGTCGTCCTCCTGGTCCGGGGCGGGGACGGTGCTGAACTGCCGCACGAAGGACTCCTGGCCGAACACCCGCCGCTGGCCCTCCTCGGGCAGCCGCAGCATGAAGATGCCGTCGCTCTGGCTGGCATGGGCCTCCAGCGCCCTGCGCTTGTGGTCGACGTGCGCGGACACGTCCACGACGGTCGTGATCAGCTCGTCCGGCGTGCCGAAGTCGTCGGGCAGCTCGAAGTCACCGATGTCCACACCGCTGGCACGCAGCGACGCGAACAGCTCCACCATCCGGCTGCGCGGGATGGCCGTGTGGTAGAACTTCGCCGGTACGCCGCTCCGCCTGATCGCCTCCACCGTGATCAGGTGCGCCTGAATGTGGTCGGGGTGACCGTAGGCACCGTTCTCGTCGTAGGTCACGACGACATCCGGCCGGTAACGCTCCATCAGCTCGGCGAGCCGCCCGGCGGACTGCTCCAGCGGGATGTTGGCGAATGCCTCCGGGCGCTCGTTGGCCGCCCAGCCCACCATGCCGGAGTCGGGGTATCCGAGCAGTTCCACGACGGAGACGCCCAGCAGCTCCACCGACTCCTTCAGCTCCCGCAGCCGGAGTTCGCGGACCTGCGCCTCGTCGTGACCGGGCTCGCCGGGCTTGACGCCGCCCGGCCCGTCGCCCTGCTCCCCGTTGGTACAGGTGACCAGCACGGTGCGGATGCCCTCGGCAGCCGCGGCCGCCAGGACGCCGCCGGTGGACAGCACCTCGTCGTCGGGATGGGCGTGTACGGCCATCAGGGTCAGTTGACGGTCCATCGGTTGCAGACCTCCGAGAGAGTCCGGGAAAGCACGGTGTTCGAGTCGCTCCGTACCACCGTAAGCGGTCCGCTCCCGGGGCCGACCAGGGCACCGGCTCCCCGGCGGGCGGAACGCCGACGACCCGGTGCTGCGCGCGCCGACCGCGCTGAGACCCGCCGCCCGCCGCTGCCGCAGAGCAGCCCGGCGGCCGGGCGGCCTCGCGGGTGTCAGGCCCCCGCGGCCAGCGACAAGCCGGTGACCAGCATGGTCGTCGCGACCAGGGCGTCCAGGACGCGCCAGGAGGAGGCACGGCGGAAGAAGCCGACGAGCAGGCGGGCGCCGAAGCCCAGAGCGGCGAACCAGCAGAGGCTGGCCAGCCCGGCGCCGAGCGCGAACTGCCAGCGCAGCGTGCCGTGGGTGGCCGCGATGGAGCCGAGCAGGAGCACCGTGTCGAGGTAGACGTGCGGGTTGAGCCAGGTCATCGCGAGAGCGCTGAGCACCGCGCGGCGGCGGGAGCGGACGGCCGGCCCGCCGCCCTCCAGGCTGGAGCCCCGGAAGGCGCGGCGCGCGGCGATCACGGCATAGCAGAGCAGGAAGCCGGCACCCACCACGCGCACCGCCGTCAGCGCCGCCGGCCACGCCGTCACCAGCGCACCGAGCCCGCCCACACCGCAGACGATCAGCACCGCGTCGGAGAGCGCGCAGATCGCGACCACCGACAGCACTGCCTCCCGGCGGATGCCCTGGCGCAGCACGAAGGCGTTCTGCGCCCCGATGGCGACGATGAGCGACATGCCGGTCCCGAATCCGGCCGCGGCGGCGGTGAGCGTGTTTCCCATGGGCGCCACCGTAGGCAGCGGGCCACCATAAGGACAGCTATATCTTTTTACGTATCATTAGCAGGTGTGAAGAGCGAGCTGCCCCACGACCTGGTCCGGACCCTGCTCGCGGTCGTCGACGAAGGCACCTTCGACGCCGCCGCCGCGGCCCTGCACGTCACACCCTCCGCCGTGAGCCAGCGGATCAAGGCGCTGGAGCAGCGCGCCGGGCGGGTGCTGCTGACCCGGACCCGGCCGGTCCGGGCGACCGAATCCGGTCAGGTCGTGGTCCGCTTCGGCCGTCAGCTCGCCCGGTTGGAGGACGACGCGTGCACCGCACTCGGGCTGGCCGAGGACGAGGAGGAGGGAGTCGAGCCGTCGAGCCCCTCCTGGCTGCCCATCGCGGTCAACGCGGATTCGCTGGCGACCTGGTTCGTGCCCGCCCTGGCCTCGCTCGCCCGGGACGCACGCGTCTACGTCGACCTGCGCCGCGAGGACGAGGCACACACCACCGCCCTGCTGCGAGCGGGCGAGGTGATGGCGGCGGTCACCTCCTCGCCCCACCCGGTGGCCGGCTGCTCGTCGCGCCGGCTCGGCGCGATGGTCTACCTCCCGGTCGCCGCACCGCGGTTCGCCGCCCGTTGGTTCGACGGCGACCCGGCCCTGCTGCTGCCGCACGCCCCCGTGGTCTGCTTCGACCGCCGCGACGAGTTGCAGGACGCCTTCACCCGCGAGCTGACGGGTGGTCACAGCGCCAGCGCGCTGCGGCACTACGTCCCGTCCAGCGAGGGGTTCATCGACGCGGTGACGGCCGGCCTCGGCTGGGGCCTGGTCCCGCACAGCCAGGCCGAGCCCCGGCTGCGCCGCGGTGCGCTGGTCCGGCTCCTGCCGGACCGCACGGCCGAGGTCCCGCTCTACTGGCAGCAGTGGCGCCTCGATTCGCCCGCGCTGGCAGCTGTCGCCGGCGCGGTAGCGGCGGAGGCGGAACGGGCGTTGCGGTAGGCGGGGAAGCGGTGGGCGGGGCTTGCGGGTCAGGATCGCCCGGCGCGCCGAGCGGGCCACCCGGACGGACGTGAAGCCCGCATCTCGAACCGATGCGCGATCAAGAGACCGGTCGAGCGCCGCCTGTGGCACCCACTACTGTGTCGGAGCATGACTCCGGACGACTGGTTGGCGGACACCAGCACCTCATACGACACGGTCGCGACCAGCTACGCCGACTACATACGCGAGGCTCTGGGCGGCGCGCCGAGCCTGCGGGCGGCGCTGGCGCTGTTCGCCGACGCGGTCGCCGACGGCGGCGGTGGGCCGGTGGCGGACGTGGGATGCGGACCGGGCCACGTCACCGCCTACCTGCACGGCCTGGGCGTCGACGCGTTCGGCATCGATCTCTCGCCCGGGATGGTCGACGTGGCTCGGCGCGAACACCCTGGGCTCCGGTTCGAGGTGGGCTCGATGACGGCGCTCGACCTCGCCGACGCCTCGATCGCCGGTGCGCTCGCGTTCTGGTCGCTGATTCACATCCCCGATGAGGCGGTCCCGGCGGTCCTCTCCGGCTTCAGGCGGGTCCTGCGTCCTGGCGCACCCCTGCTGATCGGCTTTCACGTGGGTGACGGGTCGAAGTTGAAGACGCAGGGCTACGGCGGCCACCCGATGAAGGTCCACGTCCACCGGCGCCGGCCGGCCCAGCTGACCGCCTGGCTGCGCGAGGCCGGATTCACGGTCGAGACCGAAACGCTGCTCGACCCCGAGGGCAGTGCCCCGGGAGCGATCCTCTTCGCACGCCGCCCGCCGTGCGACCGCTCAGGAGGACTGTGACGACTGCCCCAGCGGACGGTACCGCTGCAGGTTCTCGCGGACTTCGTCCAGGTAGGGCTGGATGGCCCGGAGCCTGGCGCCCTGCTGCTGCACCACCCAGGTCGCGGTGCGGTAGGAGGC contains:
- a CDS encoding MAB_1171c family putative transporter — its product is MGVPDRDGRLAHDQAVGRVAPHPDLHRITGPVRPRQARRRAGIELLHLGVRDRGPRPRHTVAFGLRIALAVAAALGLTVLFVFCFKHDPNGPASRVTDAHLGDPAVRLYEGIVYAYLGSSTVLSAKLFWSNRRSVPPGPLRAGVLCLAGGSGLGFVYTVYRVIFLAQQRSQAQVPGPGTFDPISEALPAIAILLVVAGLALPPVGTLARYARDQYALWRLYPLWSGLIEAEPTVAFGPRISRIRDLLTLGDRSLDLAHRAFEIRDASLVLRDLGVTAPSAAGWPATERAAGGETERARAEAAWLFSVLHGSGHSGGGPATPPPPPDARTPAEEVSWLFKVAAAYDSLRVGGRGLPQAYSPVREDAGRAA
- a CDS encoding enoyl-[acyl-carrier-protein] reductase FabV, which gives rise to MSKQQITPKQRGYLIVNSHPTGCETTVERLWQSIEPARPAGRAPVALVLGTSAGYGQSILLAGLRRHGIRGVGVAYENAGTERRTATAGWYRTAATAQLLEDTGADFTFVNADAYADPTRTRVLELLAEKYGPVDYLIYSLASPRRTDPATGEVHHSVIKPLGEAYSSPSLLFDEGTATVGTVELAPADEQEQAATVKVMGGEDWALWCRALADAGLLAEDFTTLALSYVGSDITAPVYRRGTIGTAKEHLEATAHDLNAGLLTGRGRAFTVVAGAAVTQASTAIPSIALYTSLLRNVLGAEGWRTTADQAVDLWQQITGAQPLNLDDEGRIRLDDWEMAQAAQDGVRKLWEDPATALAADPAGPTWFYRQFRELYGWDVPGVEYGAPVETAVPWPGTD
- a CDS encoding class I SAM-dependent methyltransferase, producing the protein MRSIDYDTEQYQDYARGRAVSQRQQQTWISAFEAVLPERRPLVGLDVGSGTGRFTPALARAFGPVTGVEPSVRMREVAQAQSQHPEVRYLAGSAEDMPVPSGSADYALMFLSWHHVQDKPRAARELARVLRPGGRLLLRANFSDHHPRPWWLEYFPRGYEADASIFQPLHEVIETFTSVGWRVADFGTVTEPSAGTLGDMLERLRLRTLSFFAQLSPEELEVGFRRLEEAVAAGPDAPAPVFAEPLLTLELR
- a CDS encoding helix-turn-helix domain-containing protein produces the protein MDTVALAVTDGMLHFELALALEVFGADLTSVADPWYRLAVCGPGAVRVGRFRLEPDHGLDQLPRAETVIVPGWADVDVDPPGDLVEAVRAAHEAGARVASLCTGAFVLAAAGLLDGRRATTHWAHTRVLAARYPQVTVDPDVLYVDNGSVLTSAGKAAAMDLCLHLVRLDHGSSVANTLARRLVVPPHRDGGQAQFVTTPVPAPDSHPLADLFPWVIERLDRPLTVEDLARQAGMSSRNLGRHFRSVTGTTPLQWLLTQRIRHAQELLETTTDSIDAIAAATGMGTATTLRRHFNRTVGVPPDTYRRTFRPGRYPSVPSASRPTL
- a CDS encoding saccharopine dehydrogenase family protein — translated: MGSGLTVAVFGAYGHTGRFVVAQLRDRGFVPLLSGRDAEKLRVLASETGFDARPASVDDPASLDRALAGAAAVINCAGPFATTAAPVIEAALRAGIPYLDVAAEIEANADTFTHFGDRARAAGAVVVPAMAFYGGLGDLLATAAMGDWTAADEAHIAYGLNSWHPTAGTRTAGAVSRQRRGGGRVVYTNGRLERRHDDPPTLEWAFPDPMGPRAVIGEFTMADVVTVPSHLSIPEVRTYMTVEAARQVSAPDTPTPAAVDEHGRSAQTFVVDVVVRSGDTERRAVARGQDIYAVTAPLVVEAVDRILTGRTRTVGVASAGEIFDAPDFIRALSSHISLELLP
- a CDS encoding RidA family protein; translated protein: MTELQTGESGRAIMSREIVTGPDLPVQGPYSPAVRVGDLLFVSAQTGIDPATGAVPPGGVGAECRQALRNLERVLTAAGTTLRSLARTTLFYTDLDHLPAINQAYAEVFPADPPARSAALVGLAGGRRISIDAIAAVSGGR